In the Leptospira sp. WS4.C2 genome, one interval contains:
- a CDS encoding class I SAM-dependent methyltransferase, whose amino-acid sequence MKNVWDEHYERPKSKLAFPDENLVRLLSRIKPTNRNALDFGCGSGRHSYLLQNEGYQVTACDTAKTTIDQLQGDPSPIQWIHTPDTNLPFSPNEFGLIVSWGVFHYNHREDAKKLLSSLYSSLDKGGYLLGSIRADGDTHLGLSKGKMNLVDLNGGYAETYTLDALKEFLSIFSHVSIGYSERTPLGKLEERICHWFFLAQK is encoded by the coding sequence ACCAAAATCAAAATTGGCCTTTCCAGATGAAAATTTAGTACGCCTACTTTCGCGGATCAAACCCACCAATCGAAATGCTCTAGACTTTGGATGTGGTTCTGGTAGGCATTCCTATCTCCTTCAGAATGAAGGTTACCAGGTGACTGCATGTGACACTGCAAAAACTACGATTGACCAATTACAAGGGGATCCATCTCCGATTCAGTGGATTCATACACCCGATACAAACCTCCCCTTTTCACCCAACGAATTTGGGCTGATTGTGAGTTGGGGAGTCTTTCATTACAACCATAGGGAGGATGCAAAAAAACTGCTCTCTTCTTTGTATTCCTCTTTGGATAAGGGGGGATATTTACTCGGTTCCATTCGTGCGGATGGAGATACTCATCTAGGTCTTTCCAAAGGAAAAATGAATTTAGTCGATCTTAACGGTGGTTATGCGGAAACTTACACCCTCGACGCCTTAAAAGAATTCCTCTCGATTTTTTCGCATGTATCCATCGGGTATTCAGAACGAACTCCCCTTGGTAAATTGGAAGAAAGAATCTGTCATTGGTTTTTCCTTGCACAAAAATAA
- a CDS encoding YhjD/YihY/BrkB family envelope integrity protein has product MNDTTKPPLLVRLTVIPEVDGWKRKLILSIRVLLVSVHRFMKDDCLIIGSSLAYTTIVTLIPTLTVALALITVASGIQTRQGEMVDEINSYLLRNNIQFDITPYLDTLTDIISTASQIGAVGFVVFIFSATAVLRSLEKAFHIIWKIDLHRNFINKFVFYFFLISFGPLLFVVGKNITDKISDSVRSPHLKSIVSTKHGEIWVAGEKGNIGTIKELNKAVSYIPNSSIDFENMICVDFDTVETGTCKKPDISKENFFRIRSIGDDLFSISEEGTFLYSNDLGKNWKLHSLKGITVADFGAIDYDTLFILTKDTRTLRYEIGKTLKEIKRFTDPAITPIRVRFFSDKDGFILDREGRLWKTSDGGTTFFPQEISQKPLNDIAFLNRNVGFLVGDSGAIFKTTDGGYTWNDLSHRKYSYERVWVFTSPKKQDFDIFILTSLGDILLSEDEGENWSTAYKGKAGMILDMILLSKKTKVVDVSTEGAPVEDTIEIETQNGAETLNEGMLGIVGVGEFNKIIRVEDDSKGQTIWKKYQGGKRFFSLYSIFQILLPLLALWLFFLLIFNIIPNTKVPIKASSIGAAVTGIILIIFFWGFINIYLTSFTEKTMLVYKALAAIPIALLAIYSISLIILYGAEVTATLQFPDRYLLPKHPFDDIDSNLSYEFYKTIQVLALTYDHQSKNGELIKISVLRKTLLIPEKDLNEILEKLTDAKLVETTEDKRITPVKLKDQIDLVSLYENTSSFKLGAPKELRNISPKLNESLDHLEGKLKEELKKISFKDLI; this is encoded by the coding sequence ATGAATGATACAACCAAACCACCCTTACTTGTCCGCCTGACTGTTATTCCAGAAGTGGATGGTTGGAAACGAAAACTCATCTTAAGTATTCGTGTTCTGCTTGTATCGGTACATCGTTTTATGAAAGACGATTGCCTTATCATCGGGTCAAGCCTTGCCTATACCACCATTGTCACTCTCATTCCCACTTTGACGGTTGCCCTTGCGCTAATTACAGTGGCTTCTGGAATCCAAACCAGGCAAGGGGAAATGGTAGATGAAATCAATTCTTACCTTCTTCGAAATAATATTCAGTTTGATATCACTCCATATCTTGATACCCTAACAGACATTATCTCAACTGCTTCCCAAATTGGCGCAGTGGGATTTGTTGTTTTTATCTTCTCTGCTACAGCCGTTTTAAGATCTCTCGAAAAAGCTTTTCATATCATTTGGAAAATTGACCTACACCGAAATTTTATTAATAAATTTGTATTTTATTTCTTTCTCATCTCCTTTGGCCCTCTCCTATTTGTGGTAGGGAAAAACATTACCGATAAAATATCAGATTCAGTTCGTTCTCCTCATTTAAAATCAATTGTTTCAACGAAACACGGAGAAATATGGGTGGCCGGCGAAAAAGGAAATATTGGAACAATCAAGGAATTGAACAAAGCAGTATCTTACATTCCGAATTCCAGTATCGATTTTGAAAATATGATTTGTGTAGATTTTGATACCGTCGAAACGGGAACATGCAAAAAACCAGACATATCCAAAGAAAACTTTTTTAGAATTCGAAGCATTGGTGATGATTTATTTTCCATTTCGGAAGAAGGAACTTTTTTATATTCCAATGATTTAGGAAAAAATTGGAAACTCCATTCCTTAAAAGGAATCACAGTGGCAGACTTTGGTGCGATTGACTATGATACACTTTTCATCCTAACCAAAGATACCCGAACACTGCGGTATGAAATTGGCAAAACGCTTAAAGAAATCAAACGATTCACAGACCCTGCGATTACACCGATCCGCGTTCGTTTCTTTTCTGACAAAGACGGATTTATTTTAGACCGTGAAGGCAGACTTTGGAAAACAAGCGATGGAGGGACTACCTTTTTCCCACAAGAGATTTCTCAAAAACCATTAAACGACATTGCATTCCTCAATCGAAATGTAGGGTTCTTAGTGGGAGATAGTGGAGCCATTTTTAAAACCACTGATGGTGGTTATACCTGGAACGACTTAAGCCACAGAAAGTATTCTTATGAAAGAGTCTGGGTGTTTACTTCCCCAAAAAAACAAGATTTCGATATTTTTATTCTTACTTCCCTTGGTGACATTCTTCTCTCTGAAGACGAAGGAGAAAATTGGTCTACGGCTTACAAAGGTAAGGCTGGAATGATCCTTGACATGATCCTTCTCTCCAAAAAAACCAAGGTAGTGGATGTTTCAACAGAGGGAGCACCTGTAGAAGACACAATAGAAATCGAAACGCAAAACGGGGCAGAAACCTTAAATGAAGGAATGTTGGGTATTGTGGGAGTGGGTGAATTCAATAAAATCATTCGTGTCGAAGATGATTCAAAAGGCCAAACGATTTGGAAAAAGTACCAAGGGGGAAAACGATTTTTTTCCCTTTATTCTATCTTCCAAATCCTCCTTCCCCTCCTTGCTCTTTGGTTGTTCTTCTTGTTAATTTTTAATATCATACCGAATACCAAAGTTCCGATTAAGGCCTCTTCGATTGGTGCCGCAGTCACAGGGATCATCCTCATTATTTTCTTTTGGGGATTTATCAATATCTACTTAACATCCTTTACAGAAAAAACGATGTTAGTGTATAAAGCACTTGCTGCGATCCCAATTGCCCTACTTGCCATTTACTCCATTTCTCTCATCATTCTTTATGGTGCCGAAGTGACAGCAACCTTGCAGTTTCCTGACCGATACCTCCTCCCCAAACACCCGTTTGATGATATTGACAGTAATCTTTCTTATGAGTTTTACAAGACTATCCAGGTATTGGCTCTTACTTATGACCACCAATCTAAAAATGGGGAGCTAATCAAAATTTCAGTTTTAAGAAAAACTCTTCTAATTCCCGAAAAAGATTTAAACGAGATCCTAGAGAAACTTACCGATGCAAAACTCGTTGAGACCACAGAAGACAAACGAATAACACCGGTAAAACTCAAAGATCAAATTGATTTGGTATCGCTGTATGAAAATACATCCAGTTTCAAGTTGGGAGCTCCTAAAGAACTCAGAAACATTTCTCCTAAGCTAAACGAGAGTCTCGACCACCTAGAGGGAAAGTTAAAAGAAGAACTGAAAAAGATATCTTTTAAAGATTTAATTTAA
- a CDS encoding class I SAM-dependent methyltransferase, giving the protein MNQNLSLNEECPLDHLCDWHPLYKTTGKYFGLSIVECKHCKLQALYPRPDQKELYGQDYYQGKADYTYIDERENKKFSSYVWKARVRNIQRFIPSGNFLDIGSSFGGFLESARDEGFQVQGVEISEYASRYANEKGIPTFNGSLEDAKFPNNYFSVITMVEVIEHIENPKFFFQELSRILKPGGLLLLQTANFDGWQAKNEGPKYHYYMPGHVFYYSDTILKKILTNLGFSRFVSYFGVDFPLVAKLQKSRGSFKNWKDYFQWIRISYYHCKSKWKRKGFPITSSYVLYAFKK; this is encoded by the coding sequence ATGAATCAAAACCTTTCTTTGAACGAAGAATGCCCTCTCGACCATCTTTGTGATTGGCATCCCTTATATAAAACCACAGGCAAATATTTTGGGTTGTCGATTGTGGAATGCAAACATTGTAAACTCCAAGCCCTCTATCCACGACCCGACCAAAAAGAATTGTATGGACAAGACTATTACCAAGGCAAAGCCGACTATACCTATATCGATGAAAGAGAAAATAAAAAATTCTCATCGTATGTTTGGAAAGCAAGGGTTCGCAACATCCAGAGGTTTATACCTTCGGGAAACTTTTTAGATATTGGTTCTTCTTTTGGAGGATTTTTAGAATCAGCAAGGGATGAAGGATTCCAAGTCCAAGGGGTTGAGATCTCAGAATATGCTTCTCGTTATGCGAATGAAAAAGGAATTCCTACTTTTAACGGAAGTTTAGAAGATGCAAAATTTCCGAACAACTACTTCAGTGTCATCACTATGGTGGAAGTGATCGAACATATAGAAAATCCAAAGTTTTTTTTCCAAGAACTTTCCCGTATTCTAAAACCTGGGGGCCTCCTTCTCCTCCAAACGGCCAATTTTGATGGTTGGCAGGCCAAAAATGAAGGACCAAAGTATCACTACTACATGCCTGGCCATGTTTTTTATTACTCAGACACCATCTTAAAAAAAATATTGACGAACCTTGGTTTTAGTCGTTTTGTATCTTACTTCGGAGTGGATTTTCCTTTAGTAGCCAAACTGCAAAAATCAAGGGGTTCTTTCAAAAATTGGAAGGATTACTTCCAATGGATTCGCATTTCGTATTACCATTGTAAATCCAAATGGAAAAGGAAAGGATTCCCCATCACTTCCAGTTACGTTTTGTACGCTTTTAAAAAATAG